The following DNA comes from Streptomyces globosus.
GCTCCCCGGCCTGCTCTTCGTGATGATCTACACCGTCAACCGGGACGTCCGGCTGTCCGCGATCGCCGCGGGCGCGGTGGCCGTGGTGCTGGTGGTCGTCCGGCTGCTGCGCAGGGACACCGTCAAGCACGCCTTCAGCGGCGTCTTCGGCGTCGGCGTCGGCATCGCGTTCGCGCTGTTCACCGGCAGCGCCAAGGGCTTCTACCTGCCCGGCATGATCTACGGCGCGGGGCTCGGCCTGGCCTTCACCCTCTCGGCGCTCGTGGGGTTCCCGCTGCTGGGCGTGGTCCTCGGCCCCGTCTTCCGGGAGAACATGTCCTGGCGGACCCGCAACCCCGGCCGCAAGAAGGCCTACACCAAGGCCAGCCTGGCCTGGGGCGTCATCTTCCTCGCCAAGTACGCGATCCTCTTCCCGCTGTACTGGTGGGGCGACGCCACCCAGCTCGGCTGGGTGCTGATCGCGCTGAAGCTGCCGCCGATGCTGCTGGCCGTCTACTTCACGTGGGTGTTCCTCGCCAAGGCGCCGCCGCCGATCGACGTCATCGCCGAGTACGAGGCGGAGGAGGCCGAGCGGAAGGCCGCCAAGGCGAAGGCCGGGACGGCGCGGCCCGGCGAGCCGCAGGACTGAGGGCCGCCGCCTCCCGCCGCGGCCGGGGGGAGCGTACGTACGGGAACGGAGGAGGGGCGGGGCAGCCGGTCACCGGCCGCCCCGCCCCTTCCGCGCACCGGGCTCAGGCGCGCGGGGCCTGCAGCAGGTCCTCCAACTGCTGCTCGCGCGCCTGCGCGGCCACGAACAGCAGCTCGTCGCCCGCCTCCAGCGTCTCCTCGGCGTGCGGGGTGAGCACCCGGTTGCCGCGGATGATCGTCACGAGCGAGGTGTCCTCGGGCCAGGTGATCTCGCCGAACTGGCGGCCGGCCACCGCCGACTCGGGGGGCAGCGTCAGCTCGACCAGGTTGGCGTCGCCGTGGCTGAAGCGCAGCAGCCGCACCAGGTCGCCGACGCTGACGGCCTCCTCGACCAGCGCGGACATCAGGCGCGGCGTGGACACGGCGACGTCGACGCCCCAGGCCTCGTTGAAGAGCCACTCGTTCTTCGGGTTGTTCACGCGCGCCACCACGCGCGGGACCCCGTACTCGGTCTTGGCCAGCAGCGAGACGACCAGGTTCACCTTGTCGTCGCCCGTCGCGGCGATGACGACGTTGCAGCGCTGCAGCGCCGCCTCGTCCAGCGAGGTGATCTCGCAGGCGTCGGCGAGCAGCCACTCGGCCTGCGGGACCCGCTCCACCGAGATCGCGGTCGGCGCCTTGTCGACCAGGAGCACCTCGTGCCCGTTCTCCAGCAGCTCGCCCGCGATGGAACGGCCCACCGCGCCGGCTCCGGCAATCGCGACCCTCATGCGTGTGCCTCCTCGGGGCCCTCGGCGAACGCCGCCTCCACCTTGTCGATCTCGTCCGTGCGCATCATCACGTGGACGAGGTCGCCTTCCTGGAGGACGGTCTGCGAGGTCGGCAGCACGGCCTCGCCGAGACGCGTGAGGAACGCCACGCGCACGCCCGTCTCGTCCTGGAGCCGGCTGACCTTCTGCCCGATCCAGACGGGCGAGGTGTGCACCTCGGCGAGCTGGACCGCGCCGCTCGGGTCGCGCCACAGCGGCTCGGCGCCCGACGGCAGCAGCCGGCGCAGCATCTGGTCGGCCGTCCACCGCACGGTCGCCACGGTCGGGATGCCGAGGCGCTGGTAGACCTCGGCGCGCTTGGGGTCGTAGATGCGGGCCGCGACGTTCTCCACGCCGAACATCTCGCGGGCCACGCGGGCGGCGATGATGTTGGAATTGTCACCACTGCTGACCGCTGCGAACGCCCCGGCGTCCTCGATCCCGGCCTCGCGCAGCGTGTCCTGGTCGAAGCCGACGCCGGTGACGCGGCGGCCGCCGAATCCGGCTCCCAGCCGGCGGAATGCGGTGGGGTCCTGGTCGATGACCGCGACCGTATGCCCCTGCTGTTCCAAGGTCTGCGCGAGGGCGGAGCCCACCCTTCCGCAGCCCATAATGACGATGTGCACGGCCGTCCTTCCGGCTGTTCAGCGCTCGCTGGTTCCCAGCCTCATATGCATCTCTGGCTTAACAGGGTCTCAGACCACCGCCCAAGCTACACACGGGCGGTCGCCCTTGCGGCCTGTTGGAGGGCACGCGGGGCGCATTGCCGTGCAATGCGGGGCGGGGGGTTCGTCAGGCCGATTTCGAACGCTTACGATCCTGTCCGTGTCCAAACTGACCGACGTGCCCAAACGGATCCTGATCGGCCGGGCGCTGCGCAGCGACCGCCTCGGGGAGACGCTGCTCCCGAAGAGGATCGCCCTACCCGTCTTCGCCTCCGACCCGCTCTCCTCCGTGGCGTACGCGCCCGGAGAGGTGCTGCTGGTCCTGTCCATCGCGGGTGTGTCGGCCTACCAGTACAGCCCGTGGATCGCCGCCGCGGTCGTCGTGCTCATGTTCACGGTGGTCGCCTCGTACCGGCAGAACGTGCACGCGTACCCCAGCGGCGGCGGGGACTACGAGGTCGCCAACACCAACCTGGGCCCGAAGGCCGGACTCACCGTCGCGAGCGCCCTGCTCGTCGACTATGTGCTCACCGTGGCCGTCTCGATCTCGTCCGGAGTCGAAAACCTCGGCTCCGCATGGCATTTCGTGATCGAACACAAAGTGTTCAGCGCGATGATCATGATTCTGCTGCTGACGGTGATGAACCTGCGCGGCGTCAAGGAGTCGGGCAAGCTCTTCGCGATTCCCACGTACGTTTTCGTCGCGGGCGTCTTCCTCATGATCGCCTGGGGCGCATGGCGGGGAATCGTCCTCGACGAGTCGATGTACGCCCCCACCGCCGACCTGGAGATCCGGCCCGAGCACCAGGGGATCGCCGGGTTCGCCCTCGTCTTCCTGCTGCTGCGCGCCTTCTCCTCCGGCTGCGCCGCCCTCACCGGCGTCGAGGCGATCAGCAACGGCGTGCCCGCCTTCCGCAAGCCGAAGAGCCGGAACGCCGCCAGCACGCTGCTGCTCATGGGCGCCCTGGCCGTCACCATGTTCTGCGGGATCATCGGCCTCGCCCTGGCCACGGACGTGCGGATGGCCGAGCAGCCCGCCCAGGACCTGCTCCGCGACGGCGTCCCCGTCGGCGACAGCTACGTCCAGGACCCGGTCATCTCCCAGGTAGCCGAGGCCGTCTTCGGCCACGGCAGCATCCTCTTCATGATCCTCGCCGCGGGAACGGCCCTCGTGCTCTTCCTCGCCGCGAACACCGCCTACAACGGCTTCCCGCTGCTCGGCTCGATCCTCGCGCAGGACCGCTACCTGCCGCGCCAGCTCCACACCCGCGGCGACCGCCTCGCCTTCTCCAACGGCATCGTGCTCCTCGCCGGCGCCGCCATGCTGCTGGTGTGGCTGTACGACGCCGACTCCACCAAGCTGATCCAGCTCTACATCGTCGGCGTGTTCGTCTCCTTCACCCTCAGCCAGATCGGCATGGTCCGGCACTGGAACCGGCACCTGGCTGCCGAGCGCGACCCCGCCGCCCGCCGCCGGATGATCCGCTCCCGCGCCATCAACGCCTTCGGCGCCACCTTCACCGGGCTCGTGCTCGTCGTCGTCCTCGCGACGAAGTTCACCCACGGCGCCTGGGTCGCCCTGCTCGGCATGGTGATCTTCTACGGGACGATGACCGCCATCCGGAAGCACTACGACCGGGTGTCCCGGGAGATCGCCGCCGCCGAGGGGCCCAGCGACGACAGCGTGCGCCCGTCCCGGGTCCACTCCATCGTCCTCGTCTCCAAGGTCCACAAGCCGACGCTGCGCGCCCTCGCCTTCGCCAAGCTGACCCGCTCCGACACCCTCGAAGCACTCAGCATCAACGTCGACCCGGCCGAGACCAAGGCCCTGCGGGAGGAGTGGGAGCGGCGCGGGATCAACGTCCCGCTGAAGATCCTGGACTCCCCGTACCGCGAGATCACCCGCCCCGTCATCGAGTACGTCAAGGGCCTGCGCACCGAGAACCCGCGCGACGCGGTCAGCGTGTACATCCCCGAGTACGTCGTGGGCCGCTGGTACGAGCACGTGCTGCACAACCAGAGCGCGCTGCGGCTGAAGGGCCGGCTGCTGTTCACGCCCGGCGTGATGGTGACGTCCGTCCCCTACCAGCTGGAGTCGTCCGAGCTGGCGAAGCGGCGGGCCCGGAAGCGGGCCGACTGGAACGCCCCGGGCGCGGTGCGCCGCGGCCTCGTGGACACGCCGCGGAAGGCGGGCGACCGCACGGGGAAGTAGCCGGGCCGCGGAAGGCGGTGGCGTACGGCCGGACGGGATCCACGTAGACTGGTGGGTCGGCCGTCCGGCCGTACGCGCGACCGGTCACCCCGCACCGGCGAACCGCCCCCTTCCACGACCTTGGAGCACCCCCGGCCATGACCGAGCAGAACGAGAAGCAGTCACTGGTCGGGGAGGAGTACGAGGTCGAGGTCGGCCCCGTCGCGCACGGCGGCCACTGCATCGCCCGGACCGCCGACGGCCGCGTCCTCTTCGTCCGCCACACCCTGCCCGGCGAGAAGGTCGTCGCCAAGGTCACCGAGGGCGACACCGACTCCCGCTTCCTGCGCGCCGACGCGGTCACCGTCCTGACGGCATCCAAGGACCGCGTCGAGGCCCCGTGCCCGTACGCAGGCCCCGGCCGGTGCGGCGGCTGCGACTGGCAGCACGCGAAGCCGGGTGCGCAGCGCCGCCTCAAGGGCGAGGTCGTCGCCGAGCAGCTGCGCCGGCTGGCCGGGCTCACACCCGAGGAGGCCGGCTGGGACGGCACCGTCGCCCCCGCCGAGGGCGACAAGGTCCCCGCAGGCCAGGTCCCGCAGTGGCGCACCCGCGTCCAGTACGCCATCGACGCCGAGGGCCGCGCCGGCCTGCGCAGGCACCGCTCGCACGACATCGAGCCCGTCGACCACTGCATGATCGCGGCGCCGGGCGTCTCCGAGCTCGGCATCGAGAAGCGCGAATGGCCGCAGATGGCGACGGTCGAGGCGATCGCCGCGACCGGCTCGCACGACCGCCAGGTCGTCCTCACCCCGCGCCCCGGCGGACGGCTGCCCCTGGTCGAGCTCGACAAGCCGGTCTCCGTCCTCCGCGTGGAGGAGAAGGACGGCGCGACGCACCGCGTCCACGGCCGCCCCTTCGTTCGCGAGCGCGCCGACGGCCGCACCTACCGCGTCGGCATGGGCGGCTTCTGGCAGGTCCACCCGCAGGCCGCCGACACCCTGATCCGCGCCGTCATGCAGGGCCTGATGCCGCGCAAGGGCGAGATGGCCCTCGACCTGTACTGCGGCGTCGGCATCTTCGCCGGAGCCCTGGCCGAGCGCCTGGGCGAGACGGGCGCGGTCCTCGGCATCGAGTCGGGCAAGCGCGCGGTGGAGGACGCCCGGCACAACCTGGCGGACTTCCCCCGCGTCCGCATCGAACAGGGCAAGGTCGAAACGGTCCTCCCGCGCACCGGCATCACGGAGTGCGACCTGGTCGTCCTGGACCCGCCGCGCGCCGGGGCGGGCAGGCAGACGGTCCGCCACGTGGCCTCCCTGTCGGCCCGCCGCATCGCGTACGTGGCCTGCGACCCGGCGGCCCTGGCCCGCGACCTGTCGTACTTCGCGGAAGCCGGCTACAAGCCCCGCACACTCCGCGTCTTCGACCTCTTCCCGATGACCCATCATGTGGAGTGCGTGGCGATCCTTGAGCCTGTCGATAAGGGCCGCTGACCTGCGGGTTTGTTGACTGTGCATTATGGGTGCCACGCCCGTTACGGGCGATATCTTGACGCATATTCGACGCACGTGACGCACGTTTGACGCACGGGCGGCACGGTTTCTGATGGGTCGTCATGCGTGCTTGGCTACCGCCGGTTGGAGCCTCGGCTGTGTGGTCGGAGGCACCTTGAGGTGGCTCAGGTACTGGGTGCCGAGCTGTTGACCGCCCTCGCCTCATTCGCTTGTCGGTAGTGACGTTCCGTGAGGCTAGGCGAGGTCCGTGGACCGTACGCACGTCTGGCGTCCGACAGGGCGTGCTGCCTGCACGGGAATGCCGCCCTCCTTACGAGTGCGACAGCTGGTCGGAGGGCGGCATTCCGTCGGAGCGGACGGCACTGTCTACGGTGCATGGGCGCAGCAGTCCTGGCGCACCCTCCTGGGCGGGCGCCAGTCGCGCGGCCACATGCTGGGACGCTGAGCTGCCGGCCTGGACGGACGACCGAGTCAGCGCTGTGTTCCTCTGGTCACGCTGTGGGCTGACTGTTCCAGTCACTTGGCGGGGGTCCGCCCGTCGATTGCCGGATAGCCGACGGAGCGCCCGAGGCCCCAGGCTGTGGGCATGACCCGTCGTACTCAGCGGGCCGACGCCGTCCCACCGCTGACCGTGTGCGGGGCAGACCACAGAGGAAAGGAATCTTGTGAACACCGCATCCGCCCCGGAGGAGACGGGTGCCGAGTCCCTGCGCGTCCACGAGACGCTCAAGGCGCTGTACGGATATGTCCGCCCGCACCGCTGGACTGTCGTGCTCGGTCTGCTGCTGGCGCTGGTGGGCGCCGCCGGAGGGCTGCTCCAGCCGCTGGCCACGAAGGCGCTCGTCGACCGGCTCTCGTCCGGTGGCACACTCGCCACCATCCTGCTGGCGCTGACCGCACTGGTACTGCTGAGCACGGTGGCCGAGGCGTTCGGCGCCTACGTCCTGGAGCGGACGGCCGAGTCGGTCGTGCTGGCCGCTCGCCGCAGCCTGATCGGCCGGATGCTGCGGCTGCGGCTCTCGGCCGTGGACAGGATGCAGCCGGGCGATCTGATGTCGCGAGTCACCTCCGACACCACGCTGCTGCGGGCCGTCAGCACCCAGGCGGTGGTCAACGCCGCGACCGGGGCGCTCACGCTGATCGCGGCGGTCGTCGTCATGGCCTTCCTGGATGCTCTGCTGCTGGGTGTCACGCTCGGTGTGGTCGTGGTCGTCGGGGCGGGCGCCGCCCTGGTGATGCCGAGGATCGGGCAGGCCGCCGAGCGCTCCCAGGCCGCGGTCGGGGAGATGTCCACCGGCCTGGAGCGGGTCTTCGGTGCGTTCCGCACCGTGAAGGCGTCCGGCGCCGAACAGCGGGAGACCGCTCGCATCGAGGCGTCGGCCCGGCGGGCCTGGCGCCACGGCGTGCGCGGCGCGAAGTGGGAGGCCTTGCTGGGAACGGCGGACAACCTCGCCGTCGAGCTGGCGTTCCTCGCGGTCCTCGCGGTCGGCGGGGCGCGGGTGGCGTCCGGGGACATCCCCGTCTCCACGCTCATCGCCTTCCTGCTGTACCTCTTCTACCTGATGGAGCCGGTGTACAAGCTGGTCGAGGCCGCCTCCGCGTACCAGGAGGGCGCGGCCGCGATCTCCCGGATCCAGGAGGTGGACCGCCTCGCGGCGGAGCCGCCGGCCGCGGACCGGCCGGTGCGGGCCGGGGCGGCGGCCGTACGGCGGCCGGCGGCGGTCCGCTTCGAGAACGTGTCCTTCCGGTACGGGCCCGGGCTGCCGTACATCCACCGGCGGGTGGACTTCGAGGTGCCGGGCGCCGGGATGACCGCCTTCGTCGGGCCCTCGGGCGCGGGCAAGTCGACGGTCTTCTCGCTCATCGAGCGGTTCTACGAGACGACCGGCGGGCGCATCCTGGTCGACGGCACGGACATCCGGCAGTGGCCGCTGTCCGAACTGCGGTCCGTCATCGGGTACGTCGAGCAGGACGCGCCGGTCCTCGCCGGCACGCTGCGGGAGAACCTCGTCTTCAGCGCGCCCGGAGCGACGGATGACGACATCCGCGCCGTCCTCGTCCGGACGAGGCTCGACACGCTCGTCGAGCGTCTCCCGCACGGCCTGAACACCCTGGTCGGGCACCGCGGCTCGAAGCTGTCCGGCGGCGAGCGCCAGCGCGTGGCGATCGCCCGCGCGCTGCTGCGCAGGCCCCGGCTGCTGCTCCTGGACGAGGCGACCTCGCAGCTCGACGCGGTCAACGAGCTGGCGATGCGGGACGTCATCGCAGAGACGGCACGCGATACCACCGTCCTGGTGGTGGCGCACCGCCTGTCCACGGTGACGGACGCGGACCGCATCGTCGTCATGGACGCCGGCAAGGTCCGCGCGATCGGCACCCATCAGGAACTGGCGGTCGAGGACGAGCTGTACGCACAACTGGCGGCGACCCAGCTCCTGGTCCCGGCCGAGCACCCCGCCGTGTGAGTGGAGTGCTCAGCCGGTCTGCCCCCGCCGAACGGCGGGGGCAGACCGGCTGAGTGGCTGAGTGGCGGCGGACAGTCGTCGGGTACCGGCGCACCGGACAGCGCGTGAGGCTGAGGGCAGCGCCGCGCGTCACCGGGCGGTTCGCTGCTGCGTGCTCTGTCCGCCACCTCTCTTGGAGGCCCCATGCCCGTCCTCATGGCCAAGGGCCGGCAGGTTCCCCTGCGCACGGCGGACGGCCGCCCGCTCCATCTGATGCGGATGGCCATCGGCCGGCGGTCCGCTCCGCGCTCTGGTTCGCTCTGCCCAGGTCGGCGCGGCCGCTTCGGCGCCTTCGGCCTGCTGTACGGCCAAGGCCGTTTTCCTGACGCGGTGTTCGCCGATAGTCCCGCCCACCCGGACGGCTCCATCGAGCACTTCGCCGGCCCGGTGGTGGAGAACGTCGCGGGCGAGGAGGGCAAGGAGTCGTTCGTCGCCCGTCTGCCCCGGCTGCCTCCGCACGCGGACCGCCTTGAGTTCGGCGTCAGTTCCTTCGACGGCAGCACCTTCGAGGCCGTGCAGAGCGCGCACTGCCGGATTGTCGACGACGGCCTGGGCCACAAGCTGGCCCGGTACGCGTTTCCCGCCCACGGCCTCCACGCGGCGCTGATCATGGCGGCGGTGACCCGCGCTGGTGGCGCCGGGACCATGAAGGCCCTCGGTGCGCCGGTGGCGTGTACCACCTTCGCCTTGCCTCCTCCGGGCCGCCGAGGCGTGACCCGGTCGGCCCACGAAAGCAGGACGCTGCCGAGCACGCCGGCCCCGGCGCCGCCGCCCAACAGGTTTTTTTGGTGCGGGATATGGTGCCGGACCCGGCGCCCGTGCACGCTGTGCAACGCGCGTAGAACTGCCATACGGAGGACACCCTCCGGTCCCCCGCGCGCAATCCAGCCCGCATAGAACTGCCCTGCCGCCACGGTGTGTTCCTCACGGAACCCCGGTGCGGTATTCCGCGAACCGTCCGCAACCGCTCGCGAAAGGCACCCCCATGTCACCTCGTCGCATACCTGCCAGACGCCCCCGCCGTACCGCCGCGCTCGGCGCCGCCTGCCTGGCCGCCGCCCTGACGCTGGCCACGCTCGTCACCGCCCCCACGGCGAACGCCGCCGCCTCGGTTCCGTCGCAGGGATCGGCGACGCAGCTCGACGTCGGCAACTGGAACGTCGAGTGGTTCGGCGCGCCGAACTATGGCCCGACCGACGAAGCGCTTCAGCAGCAGAACGTGCACGACGTCATGGCGGGCACCGACATGGACGTGTGGGGCCTCTCCGAGGTCGTCAGCACCTCGGCCTTCAACACCCTCGTGGCGGGCATGCCCGGGTACACCGGGGTCGTGGCCAACGACCCGATCGTGACGAACGGGGCCCAGTACTACTCGGACTTCGGCAACACCGAGCAGAAGGTCGCCCTCGTCTGGCGCTCCGGCATGGCCACCCTGGTGAGCGCGAAGGTCATCCTGACCGACCAGAACAGCAACTTCGCCGGCCGTCCGCCGGTGGAGTTCACGCTGCGCGGCACTTTCGACGGTGTCACCCGTGACCTCGTCTTCATCGTCCTGCACGCGAAGGCCGGTTCCACCCAGGACGCGTGGAACCTGCGCAATCCCGCGTCGCAGGCCCTGAAGTCGTACCTCGACACGACCTACCCCACGCAGAACGTCTTCGTCCTCGGTGACTGGAACGACGACGTCGACACCTCCATCACGTCCGGGCAGGCCTCCCCGTACGCCAACTTCGTGAACGACGCGGCACGCTACACCTTCCCGACGCGGGCCCTCTCGCTGGCGGGCGTACCGTCGACGACGGGCTACCCGGACTTCATCGACCACCAGCTCAACACCAACGAGGTGCAGGCCAAGTACGTCGCGGGCTCGGCGAAGGCCTTCCAGCCCCAGGCCTACGTCCCGAACTACGCGACGACGACGAGCGACCACTACCCGGTGCTGGCCCGCTACGACTTCACCCTCGGCGGTGGCGGTGGTACGAACCAGCCGCCCACGGCCTCGTACACATCTTCCTGCACCGCTCTCACCTGTACGTTGACCGACGGCAGCACCGACTCCGACGGCACCGTCGTGAGCCGCAGCTGGAGCTTCGGCAACGGTCAAGCCTCGACGGCGACGAACCCGACCGTGACCTACGCGTCGGCCGGAACGTACACGGTCTCGCTGACGGTGACGGACAACGGCGGAGCCACCCACACCACGACCCAGAACCTCACCGTCACCACCGACAGTGGCGGCGGACCCGCGAACGTCATCATCAACGAGGTACTGGCCAACGAACCGGGCAGCAGCACCGCCGGCGAGGCCATCGAAATCGTGAACACCGGTGGCACGGCCATCGACATCGGCGGCTGGACCCTCCGGGACGGGACGGCAGTGCGCCACACGTTCGCGGCCGGTACGACGCTGCAGCCCGGCAAGGCGATCACTGTGTTCGGCGCGGGCTCGGCGATCCCCGGTGGCATCGTCGCGGTGGCGGCCGGCACCGGCGGCCTCAGCCTGTCCAACAGCGGTGACCAGGTCATCCTGCGGGATTCGACCGGAACGACGGTCCAGTCGATGACCTACACCTCAAGCCAGGCCAACTCCGACGGCGTTTCCGTCAACCGAAACCCCGACGGCTCGGCGACCGGCGGCTGGGCCAAGCACCACACCATCAGCTCGCTGACCAGCTCGCCCGGCCGGCACGCCGACGGAACGGCCTACTGAGCCCCGGTCCATCGGCTCGACTGCGACAGACGGCCGAGGGCCGTCGGAGCCGGGGCGGGCCGTCAAGGACCGCCCGCCCCGGCCCGGCGTCATCGCACGTACTTCGCCGGCTTGGTCGCGGCGTTGAGCAACGCCTCCAGCGGCCCGCGGCGGAAGAACCGGGACCAGACCGCGGCGAACACGATCGCGCACAGGATGTACGTGAGCACGGGCACCCACGACGTCGTCGTGCCGGAGCCGGAGGCGGGCCACGCGGACTGTGCGAGGAAGTGACCGACGTACGCCGTCAGGGACATGGTGCCCACGGCGATGACCGGCCTCGCCAGACGGCGCAGGCGTGCCACGCGGTCCATCAGCACCGTCGCGCCCACGATCACGAGAATCGCGACGCCCACGCTGCCGATGATGTCGAACGTGGTGCCGGTGTGCGGGCCGGCACCCAGGAGGTCCGAGGCGGACGATATGAGCTGCTCACTGGAGCCACTGCCGCCGGACCCCGGTCCGGATCCGCTGAAGCCGGACCCGGAGCTGCCGGACCAGGACCCGGAGCCGGTGGACGATCCACCGGTTGCCGTGAACACCGCGTCCTTGCCCGCCAGCAGCAGCGACAGGCCGTACGCGGCCACGGTGAGGGCGGCGCCAAGGGCGGCCAGGCGCCGCTGGACGGAGGCGGCCGACAGGTCGAGGCGGGCCAGCGCCATGCCGGCGATCACGAACGGCATCCACGT
Coding sequences within:
- a CDS encoding TerD family protein; translated protein: MPVLMAKGRQVPLRTADGRPLHLMRMAIGRRSAPRSGSLCPGRRGRFGAFGLLYGQGRFPDAVFADSPAHPDGSIEHFAGPVVENVAGEEGKESFVARLPRLPPHADRLEFGVSSFDGSTFEAVQSAHCRIVDDGLGHKLARYAFPAHGLHAALIMAAVTRAGGAGTMKALGAPVACTTFALPPPGRRGVTRSAHESRTLPSTPAPAPPPNRFFWCGIWCRTRRPCTLCNARRTAIRRTPSGPPRAIQPA
- a CDS encoding APC family permease encodes the protein MSKLTDVPKRILIGRALRSDRLGETLLPKRIALPVFASDPLSSVAYAPGEVLLVLSIAGVSAYQYSPWIAAAVVVLMFTVVASYRQNVHAYPSGGGDYEVANTNLGPKAGLTVASALLVDYVLTVAVSISSGVENLGSAWHFVIEHKVFSAMIMILLLTVMNLRGVKESGKLFAIPTYVFVAGVFLMIAWGAWRGIVLDESMYAPTADLEIRPEHQGIAGFALVFLLLRAFSSGCAALTGVEAISNGVPAFRKPKSRNAASTLLLMGALAVTMFCGIIGLALATDVRMAEQPAQDLLRDGVPVGDSYVQDPVISQVAEAVFGHGSILFMILAAGTALVLFLAANTAYNGFPLLGSILAQDRYLPRQLHTRGDRLAFSNGIVLLAGAAMLLVWLYDADSTKLIQLYIVGVFVSFTLSQIGMVRHWNRHLAAERDPAARRRMIRSRAINAFGATFTGLVLVVVLATKFTHGAWVALLGMVIFYGTMTAIRKHYDRVSREIAAAEGPSDDSVRPSRVHSIVLVSKVHKPTLRALAFAKLTRSDTLEALSINVDPAETKALREEWERRGINVPLKILDSPYREITRPVIEYVKGLRTENPRDAVSVYIPEYVVGRWYEHVLHNQSALRLKGRLLFTPGVMVTSVPYQLESSELAKRRARKRADWNAPGAVRRGLVDTPRKAGDRTGK
- a CDS encoding lamin tail domain-containing protein is translated as MSPRRIPARRPRRTAALGAACLAAALTLATLVTAPTANAAASVPSQGSATQLDVGNWNVEWFGAPNYGPTDEALQQQNVHDVMAGTDMDVWGLSEVVSTSAFNTLVAGMPGYTGVVANDPIVTNGAQYYSDFGNTEQKVALVWRSGMATLVSAKVILTDQNSNFAGRPPVEFTLRGTFDGVTRDLVFIVLHAKAGSTQDAWNLRNPASQALKSYLDTTYPTQNVFVLGDWNDDVDTSITSGQASPYANFVNDAARYTFPTRALSLAGVPSTTGYPDFIDHQLNTNEVQAKYVAGSAKAFQPQAYVPNYATTTSDHYPVLARYDFTLGGGGGTNQPPTASYTSSCTALTCTLTDGSTDSDGTVVSRSWSFGNGQASTATNPTVTYASAGTYTVSLTVTDNGGATHTTTQNLTVTTDSGGGPANVIINEVLANEPGSSTAGEAIEIVNTGGTAIDIGGWTLRDGTAVRHTFAAGTTLQPGKAITVFGAGSAIPGGIVAVAAGTGGLSLSNSGDQVILRDSTGTTVQSMTYTSSQANSDGVSVNRNPDGSATGGWAKHHTISSLTSSPGRHADGTAY
- a CDS encoding ABC transporter ATP-binding protein is translated as MNTASAPEETGAESLRVHETLKALYGYVRPHRWTVVLGLLLALVGAAGGLLQPLATKALVDRLSSGGTLATILLALTALVLLSTVAEAFGAYVLERTAESVVLAARRSLIGRMLRLRLSAVDRMQPGDLMSRVTSDTTLLRAVSTQAVVNAATGALTLIAAVVVMAFLDALLLGVTLGVVVVVGAGAALVMPRIGQAAERSQAAVGEMSTGLERVFGAFRTVKASGAEQRETARIEASARRAWRHGVRGAKWEALLGTADNLAVELAFLAVLAVGGARVASGDIPVSTLIAFLLYLFYLMEPVYKLVEAASAYQEGAAAISRIQEVDRLAAEPPAADRPVRAGAAAVRRPAAVRFENVSFRYGPGLPYIHRRVDFEVPGAGMTAFVGPSGAGKSTVFSLIERFYETTGGRILVDGTDIRQWPLSELRSVIGYVEQDAPVLAGTLRENLVFSAPGATDDDIRAVLVRTRLDTLVERLPHGLNTLVGHRGSKLSGGERQRVAIARALLRRPRLLLLDEATSQLDAVNELAMRDVIAETARDTTVLVVAHRLSTVTDADRIVVMDAGKVRAIGTHQELAVEDELYAQLAATQLLVPAEHPAV
- a CDS encoding class I SAM-dependent RNA methyltransferase, coding for MTEQNEKQSLVGEEYEVEVGPVAHGGHCIARTADGRVLFVRHTLPGEKVVAKVTEGDTDSRFLRADAVTVLTASKDRVEAPCPYAGPGRCGGCDWQHAKPGAQRRLKGEVVAEQLRRLAGLTPEEAGWDGTVAPAEGDKVPAGQVPQWRTRVQYAIDAEGRAGLRRHRSHDIEPVDHCMIAAPGVSELGIEKREWPQMATVEAIAATGSHDRQVVLTPRPGGRLPLVELDKPVSVLRVEEKDGATHRVHGRPFVRERADGRTYRVGMGGFWQVHPQAADTLIRAVMQGLMPRKGEMALDLYCGVGIFAGALAERLGETGAVLGIESGKRAVEDARHNLADFPRVRIEQGKVETVLPRTGITECDLVVLDPPRAGAGRQTVRHVASLSARRIAYVACDPAALARDLSYFAEAGYKPRTLRVFDLFPMTHHVECVAILEPVDKGR
- a CDS encoding potassium channel family protein, giving the protein MRVAIAGAGAVGRSIAGELLENGHEVLLVDKAPTAISVERVPQAEWLLADACEITSLDEAALQRCNVVIAATGDDKVNLVVSLLAKTEYGVPRVVARVNNPKNEWLFNEAWGVDVAVSTPRLMSALVEEAVSVGDLVRLLRFSHGDANLVELTLPPESAVAGRQFGEITWPEDTSLVTIIRGNRVLTPHAEETLEAGDELLFVAAQAREQQLEDLLQAPRA
- a CDS encoding potassium channel family protein, translating into MHIVIMGCGRVGSALAQTLEQQGHTVAVIDQDPTAFRRLGAGFGGRRVTGVGFDQDTLREAGIEDAGAFAAVSSGDNSNIIAARVAREMFGVENVAARIYDPKRAEVYQRLGIPTVATVRWTADQMLRRLLPSGAEPLWRDPSGAVQLAEVHTSPVWIGQKVSRLQDETGVRVAFLTRLGEAVLPTSQTVLQEGDLVHVMMRTDEIDKVEAAFAEGPEEAHA
- a CDS encoding DUF3159 domain-containing protein produces the protein MTPLDETPPAQDPQSAAGGPAAPAAAGGRRHARTARSEQHEVTQAALFDAFGGVRGTVETMLPGLLFVMIYTVNRDVRLSAIAAGAVAVVLVVVRLLRRDTVKHAFSGVFGVGVGIAFALFTGSAKGFYLPGMIYGAGLGLAFTLSALVGFPLLGVVLGPVFRENMSWRTRNPGRKKAYTKASLAWGVIFLAKYAILFPLYWWGDATQLGWVLIALKLPPMLLAVYFTWVFLAKAPPPIDVIAEYEAEEAERKAAKAKAGTARPGEPQD